One segment of Agromyces albus DNA contains the following:
- a CDS encoding DoxX family protein, whose translation MEPLITLAVVTGALLLIGAAGVRRLRPWTAPLRGGLAAMFVLTGVSHFVGMRGELIEMVPPWVPAPELVVTVTGVLELLGAAGLLLRPTAPLAAGALALLLIAMFPANVYAALEGIASTTADYLLPRTLIQIVFLAALGTVIVTQVRAGRRAASALLSSPRLAAESHAIVAGTEGAS comes from the coding sequence GTGGAACCTCTCATCACCCTGGCGGTCGTCACGGGCGCCCTCCTCCTCATCGGCGCCGCCGGCGTGCGTCGACTCCGCCCGTGGACCGCCCCCTTGCGCGGAGGACTCGCCGCGATGTTCGTGCTGACCGGGGTCTCGCACTTCGTCGGGATGCGTGGCGAGCTGATCGAGATGGTTCCCCCGTGGGTGCCGGCACCCGAGCTCGTCGTCACCGTCACGGGTGTTCTCGAGCTCCTCGGCGCTGCTGGCCTGCTCCTGCGGCCAACCGCGCCCCTCGCCGCCGGCGCACTGGCGCTCCTGCTCATCGCGATGTTCCCCGCGAACGTCTACGCCGCTCTCGAGGGCATCGCCTCGACGACCGCCGACTACCTGCTGCCGCGAACGCTCATCCAGATCGTCTTCCTCGCCGCACTGGGGACCGTGATCGTCACCCAGGTGAGGGCAGGCCGGCGGGCGGCATCCGCTCTCCTGTCAAGCCCGCGCCTCGCCGCGGAGTCTCATGCAATCGTGGCAGGGACGGAAGGAGCATCATGA
- a CDS encoding GNAT family N-acetyltransferase — MLIRLADATDSAAIASLLGELGYPTTPSAVAARFVRVASSAQDAAWLALDDDGEPIGFAAGHHTWVYVLDAPVAELTSLVVTEASRGTGAGRALVDAFEAWCAAAGCVRASVASSFRRVDAHAFYERLGYEQLAKKFEKAFANVIDV; from the coding sequence GTGCTGATCCGCCTCGCCGACGCCACCGACTCCGCCGCGATCGCCTCGCTTCTCGGGGAGCTCGGCTATCCGACCACTCCGTCTGCCGTCGCGGCTCGCTTCGTGCGCGTTGCGAGCAGCGCACAGGATGCCGCGTGGCTCGCACTCGACGACGACGGCGAGCCGATCGGGTTCGCGGCCGGCCACCACACGTGGGTCTACGTACTCGACGCCCCGGTCGCCGAACTCACCTCCCTCGTCGTGACGGAGGCGAGTCGTGGCACCGGCGCGGGCCGAGCCCTCGTGGACGCGTTCGAGGCATGGTGCGCGGCCGCAGGATGCGTGCGGGCGAGCGTCGCGTCATCGTTCCGGCGGGTCGACGCACACGCCTTCTATGAGCGCCTCGGGTACGAGCAACTGGCGAAGAAGTTCGAGAAGGCCTTCGCGAACGTCATCGACGTGTGA
- a CDS encoding glycoside hydrolase family 32 protein: MRPSFHFTAERGWINDPHGITARDGEYHAFFQYVPESTVWAPNCHWGHAKGADLFSLSELPIAIAPGEGDDGIWTGSLVTDDADRTRIFYTATTQPDIGIGRIRVATPDGDDWIAWSKGAVVAEAPAELDIIAYRDPFVVKESDGWRMFLGAGLRDGTATALSYRSADLDEWEYEGIALQRSTHEVDPVWMGALWECPQIIEVDGRHVMVSSVWDDDVLHYAGYAVGRYADGVFTAESWGRLTYGPSYYAPSFFRDAEGRPCLTFWMRGIADLEAGWASAHSIPHVLTLDGDTLVATPHPDLDSYRAGVSDGGRLPGLAGDLNWSPADSDELRISAGGDAVASLRVSGGELAVHVGGQEWSMPAGGDIRVVLDGPVLAVCSPTGVLGAAIAPAGDHFVVESDRGRLASHELTRR; this comes from the coding sequence ATGCGACCCTCATTCCACTTCACGGCCGAGCGCGGATGGATCAACGACCCGCACGGCATCACCGCGCGTGACGGGGAGTACCACGCGTTCTTCCAGTACGTGCCGGAGAGCACCGTCTGGGCGCCGAACTGCCACTGGGGTCACGCGAAGGGCGCCGACCTCTTCTCGCTCTCGGAACTGCCGATCGCGATCGCGCCGGGCGAGGGTGACGACGGCATCTGGACCGGATCGCTCGTGACCGACGATGCCGACCGAACCCGCATCTTCTACACCGCGACCACGCAGCCCGATATCGGCATCGGTCGGATTCGCGTCGCGACCCCGGACGGCGACGACTGGATCGCCTGGTCGAAAGGCGCAGTCGTCGCCGAAGCGCCCGCCGAGCTCGACATCATCGCCTATCGAGACCCGTTCGTCGTCAAGGAGTCCGACGGCTGGCGGATGTTCCTCGGCGCCGGACTCAGGGACGGCACGGCCACCGCATTGTCCTACCGGTCGGCGGACCTCGACGAGTGGGAGTACGAGGGCATCGCGCTGCAGCGATCGACGCACGAGGTCGACCCGGTGTGGATGGGCGCGCTGTGGGAGTGCCCGCAGATCATCGAGGTCGACGGCCGTCATGTGATGGTGTCATCCGTCTGGGACGACGACGTACTGCATTACGCGGGGTACGCGGTCGGCCGGTATGCCGACGGCGTCTTCACCGCCGAGTCATGGGGGCGGCTCACCTACGGACCGAGCTACTACGCCCCGTCGTTCTTCCGCGATGCCGAGGGCCGGCCGTGCCTCACCTTCTGGATGCGGGGAATCGCCGACCTGGAGGCCGGGTGGGCGAGTGCGCATAGCATCCCGCACGTACTCACGCTCGACGGCGACACCCTGGTCGCCACGCCGCATCCCGACCTCGATTCGTATCGCGCGGGCGTCAGCGACGGCGGCAGATTGCCGGGCCTCGCCGGCGACCTGAATTGGTCGCCCGCCGACTCTGACGAGCTGCGTATCTCAGCGGGGGGCGACGCGGTCGCATCGCTCCGGGTGTCCGGCGGCGAACTCGCGGTTCACGTGGGCGGTCAGGAGTGGTCGATGCCCGCCGGCGGCGACATCCGGGTCGTGCTCGATGGGCCCGTGCTGGCGGTGTGCTCGCCGACCGGCGTGCTCGGAGCGGCGATCGCACCGGCAGGCGATCACTTCGTCGTCGAGAGCGATCGAGGACGCCTCGCGAGCCATGAGCTCACACGTCGATGA
- a CDS encoding glycoside hydrolase family 172 protein yields MTDSTRPGGMLGDLTRARSARTARASSFDQTGRNRDNWIIMPGEERTLADIEGPGFITHIWMTQSCRIQPGPGQIDPSVVGVPMLEIHNALGVSWEVVDPDYYRKVVLKMYWDDQETPSVVAPLGDFFGLMNSLSGSFDSLPLSVSAKEAELHSFGGSAAFNSYFRMPFGTRARIVVENQNDIPYLQYFYIDYELVKEPLPEETVYFHAHWRRALPNAGWGPDLQSNSIETTVANLDGADNYVALETEGRGHYVGCTLAVRHFQGSWWGEGDDMIFIDDDTWPPSLHGTGMEDYFGHAWGMQHNAYLFNGTIVHEENVPGFHHSYRFHMADPIRFEKRIKVTFEHGHGNHLSDEWSSTAYWYQTLPSPVLEIPPVDQRLPLRPVDRVIEVALPELTDEQRAARDAADERMRTFTERRDRMRAERRSQIDEWEQGNADIARDVRARFDATGE; encoded by the coding sequence GTGACCGATTCCACGCGTCCGGGCGGAATGCTCGGCGATCTCACCCGGGCGCGCAGCGCTCGCACAGCCCGCGCATCGAGCTTCGATCAGACGGGCCGCAATCGCGACAACTGGATCATCATGCCCGGTGAGGAGCGCACGCTCGCCGACATCGAAGGGCCGGGATTCATCACGCACATCTGGATGACCCAGTCGTGCCGCATCCAGCCGGGCCCGGGTCAGATCGATCCGAGCGTCGTGGGCGTGCCGATGCTCGAGATCCACAATGCCCTCGGGGTGAGCTGGGAGGTCGTCGACCCCGACTACTACCGCAAGGTGGTGCTCAAGATGTACTGGGACGACCAGGAGACGCCGAGCGTGGTCGCTCCCCTGGGTGACTTCTTCGGGCTCATGAACTCCCTGTCGGGTTCCTTCGACTCACTGCCGCTGTCGGTCTCGGCCAAGGAGGCGGAGCTGCACTCCTTCGGCGGCAGCGCCGCCTTCAACAGCTACTTCCGGATGCCGTTCGGCACGCGTGCCCGCATCGTGGTGGAGAACCAGAACGACATCCCGTACCTGCAGTACTTCTACATCGACTACGAGCTCGTCAAGGAGCCGTTGCCCGAAGAGACCGTGTACTTCCATGCGCACTGGCGGCGCGCACTGCCGAACGCCGGATGGGGCCCCGATCTCCAGTCGAACAGCATCGAGACGACGGTCGCGAACCTCGACGGCGCCGACAACTACGTGGCCCTCGAGACAGAGGGGCGCGGGCACTACGTCGGGTGCACGCTGGCTGTTCGCCACTTCCAGGGTTCCTGGTGGGGCGAGGGCGACGACATGATCTTCATCGACGACGACACCTGGCCGCCGAGCCTCCACGGCACCGGCATGGAGGACTACTTCGGGCACGCATGGGGCATGCAGCACAACGCCTACCTCTTCAACGGCACGATCGTGCACGAGGAGAACGTTCCCGGATTCCACCACAGCTACCGGTTCCACATGGCCGACCCGATCCGCTTCGAGAAGCGGATCAAGGTCACCTTCGAGCACGGCCACGGCAACCATCTCAGCGACGAATGGTCGTCGACGGCGTACTGGTACCAGACGTTGCCCTCGCCGGTGCTCGAGATCCCTCCGGTCGATCAGCGGCTGCCCCTGCGCCCCGTCGACCGGGTGATCGAGGTCGCGCTGCCCGAGCTCACTGACGAGCAGCGCGCCGCCCGGGATGCCGCGGACGAGCGCATGCGCACGTTCACCGAGCGCCGCGACCGGATGCGCGCAGAGCGTCGGTCCCAGATCGACGAGTGGGAGCAGGGCAACGCCGACATCGCGCGCGACGTGCGCGCCCGCTTCGATGCGACGGGAGAGTGA
- a CDS encoding LacI family DNA-binding transcriptional regulator: protein MATMVDVARIARVSISTVSHVLNGTRNVEPATRDRVVAAIEATGYRQDTLARAMRRSRTDSIGLVVSDAGEPAFAEMVHGVEDAAAERGLTLLLANSSEDAERENRAVRTLLDRRVDGLILARAANSSAGLMEALQSEKHPIILLDRLFGELPFDQVGADNRDSMRRLVGHLVAAGHRRFAVIAGDTRVPALMERLDGFHDGLRSGELHLDDQLIHEGVDTPALESALAGGLEDTAITAVIACSTPLATAALRAIERAGRSTPDDTAFATFDGFNHPDLFRPRITTVRQPAFDMGAAAVRLLVERLESPESSPRSVRLHQRLELRDSTEGYRSGSSQPERS, encoded by the coding sequence ATGGCGACGATGGTGGATGTGGCGCGGATCGCCCGAGTGTCGATCTCGACGGTGTCGCACGTGCTGAACGGCACGCGGAACGTCGAGCCGGCGACACGCGATCGCGTCGTGGCGGCGATCGAGGCGACGGGATATCGACAGGACACCCTGGCCCGGGCGATGCGCCGCTCACGCACCGACAGCATCGGGCTCGTCGTCTCGGATGCCGGGGAGCCCGCGTTCGCCGAGATGGTGCACGGTGTCGAGGATGCCGCTGCCGAGCGGGGGCTCACCCTGCTCCTCGCGAACTCCTCAGAAGACGCCGAGCGGGAGAATCGCGCCGTGCGGACGCTCCTCGATCGCCGCGTCGACGGGCTCATCCTGGCCCGTGCCGCGAACTCGAGCGCCGGCCTCATGGAGGCCCTCCAGAGCGAGAAGCACCCGATCATCCTGCTCGACCGCCTCTTCGGCGAGCTCCCCTTCGACCAGGTCGGCGCCGACAACCGCGATTCCATGCGCCGACTCGTCGGCCATCTGGTTGCGGCCGGTCATCGGCGCTTCGCCGTGATCGCCGGTGACACCCGCGTGCCGGCCCTCATGGAGCGTCTCGACGGATTCCACGACGGCCTCCGCAGCGGCGAGCTGCACCTCGACGACCAGCTCATCCACGAGGGTGTCGACACGCCTGCGCTCGAGTCGGCACTCGCAGGCGGGCTCGAGGACACCGCGATCACCGCCGTGATCGCCTGCAGCACGCCGCTCGCCACGGCCGCCCTTCGTGCCATCGAGCGCGCAGGGCGATCGACGCCCGACGACACGGCATTCGCGACCTTCGACGGGTTCAATCACCCCGACCTGTTCCGCCCGCGCATCACGACGGTGCGCCAGCCCGCCTTCGACATGGGAGCGGCGGCGGTGCGGCTGCTCGTCGAACGCCTCGAGTCGCCCGAATCGAGCCCGCGCAGCGTGCGCCTGCACCAGCGCCTCGAGTTGCGTGACTCGACCGAGGGATACCGGTCCGGCTCATCGCAGCCCGAGCGCTCCTGA
- a CDS encoding ABC transporter substrate-binding protein → MPLSPHRHPLRRIAVGTIATAAAILALAGCSAAGASGDGKTEITLSMQNPDVESADPATWAIVEAFEEANPDITVTVSGEAVSEHLQKLSIAAQSDTLPDIFWVYKSTAEDMQEAGKLLDLAPVLDELGLTDAFPESTVANFSNGDVIYGVPYQGLLTGLWYNSKILSDNGLEVPVTFDDLLHVAETLSVKGITTISNGANQSSFSVWSFLVDLDRFGYEEKIDGILDGSVKYDNPDFLRLYEHIAELRDAGAFASNVSTQTYQQAVDQFTSGNAAMLDAGVWASSAIQDSAIAPDAGFWTGPQFDDGVGEQNIVMNVASAPFAVSAKVAGDEQKLEAVKKFLDFYYGDEAQQILVDNGQPPVTTYEPVVDAQAQSALKAALDASTADGVTSPQSQPDLLVSTPVANAMYDSIYGVIQNQLTPKQALELVQKALDAE, encoded by the coding sequence GTGCCCCTGTCACCCCATCGTCATCCGCTTCGCCGGATCGCGGTCGGCACCATCGCGACCGCCGCCGCCATCCTGGCGCTCGCCGGATGCAGCGCTGCCGGTGCATCCGGCGACGGCAAGACCGAGATCACCCTCTCGATGCAGAACCCGGATGTGGAGTCCGCCGATCCCGCCACCTGGGCGATCGTCGAGGCGTTCGAAGAGGCCAACCCCGACATCACCGTCACGGTGAGTGGCGAGGCGGTGTCGGAGCACCTGCAGAAGCTCTCGATCGCTGCGCAGAGCGACACGCTGCCCGACATCTTCTGGGTGTACAAGTCGACGGCCGAAGACATGCAGGAGGCCGGCAAGCTCCTCGACCTCGCCCCGGTGCTCGACGAGCTCGGACTCACCGATGCGTTCCCCGAGAGCACGGTCGCGAACTTCTCCAACGGCGACGTCATCTACGGCGTCCCGTATCAGGGACTCCTGACCGGCCTCTGGTACAACTCGAAGATCCTGAGCGACAACGGGCTCGAGGTGCCGGTCACCTTCGACGACCTGCTCCACGTCGCCGAGACGCTCAGCGTCAAGGGCATCACGACGATCTCGAACGGGGCGAACCAGTCGTCGTTCAGCGTGTGGAGCTTCCTTGTCGACCTCGATCGCTTCGGCTACGAGGAGAAGATCGATGGGATCCTCGACGGCTCGGTGAAGTACGACAACCCCGACTTCCTCCGCCTCTACGAGCACATCGCCGAACTCCGCGACGCGGGCGCCTTCGCCTCGAACGTCTCCACCCAGACCTATCAGCAGGCGGTCGACCAGTTCACGAGCGGCAACGCCGCGATGCTCGACGCCGGCGTCTGGGCATCCAGCGCCATCCAGGACTCGGCGATCGCGCCCGACGCCGGATTCTGGACCGGCCCGCAGTTCGATGACGGGGTCGGCGAGCAGAACATCGTCATGAACGTGGCATCCGCCCCGTTCGCGGTGAGTGCGAAGGTGGCCGGAGACGAACAGAAGCTCGAGGCCGTGAAGAAGTTCCTCGACTTCTACTACGGCGACGAAGCCCAGCAGATCCTCGTCGACAACGGACAGCCGCCGGTGACGACGTATGAGCCCGTCGTCGACGCTCAGGCGCAGAGCGCCCTCAAGGCGGCGCTCGACGCATCCACCGCCGACGGGGTGACCAGCCCGCAGTCGCAGCCCGACCTGCTCGTGTCGACTCCGGTCGCGAATGCGATGTACGACAGCATCTACGGCGTGATCCAGAACCAGCTCACGCCCAAGCAGGCCCTCGAACTGGTGCAGAAGGCGCTCGACGCCGAGTAG
- a CDS encoding carbohydrate ABC transporter permease, producing the protein MIWVSSRWKILLMVAPALIVFTGFVIYPVVYSLGFSFTKFQGFGAPEWIGFDNYAALAVDPFFWQALQNTIVILVVSLAILIPASFGLALLLRRRIAGGGTLRALVFGPAIIAPILVGLIWVFILDPKIGLLNRVLGFFGAAPVQWIGGDTLTPYAVSLVFIWSSIGFAMTIFYAGLQLLPSDVMEASAIDGATGWQQLRHITVPMMRETFAIVTILMITNVFKIFELVFMLTGGGPVHRSETLVSYMYFVTFTNQQYGYGMALAVIITVLGAVVSAGYLVVSRGRKQPA; encoded by the coding sequence ATGATCTGGGTGAGTTCCCGCTGGAAGATCCTCCTCATGGTGGCGCCGGCGTTGATCGTCTTCACAGGCTTCGTCATCTACCCGGTGGTGTACTCGCTGGGCTTCAGCTTCACGAAGTTCCAGGGCTTCGGGGCGCCCGAGTGGATCGGCTTCGACAACTACGCCGCGCTCGCGGTCGACCCGTTCTTCTGGCAGGCGCTGCAGAACACGATCGTGATCCTGGTCGTGAGCCTCGCGATCCTCATCCCCGCGTCGTTCGGGCTCGCGCTGCTGCTGCGGCGCCGCATCGCCGGCGGCGGCACGCTTCGGGCGCTCGTGTTCGGGCCGGCGATCATCGCGCCGATCCTCGTCGGCCTCATCTGGGTCTTCATCCTCGACCCGAAGATCGGCCTGCTGAATCGAGTGCTCGGCTTCTTCGGCGCTGCGCCGGTGCAATGGATCGGCGGCGATACGCTGACGCCCTACGCGGTGTCGCTCGTCTTCATCTGGAGCAGCATCGGCTTCGCGATGACGATCTTCTACGCGGGGCTGCAGCTCCTGCCGTCGGATGTCATGGAGGCCAGCGCCATCGACGGGGCGACCGGATGGCAGCAGCTCCGTCACATCACGGTGCCCATGATGCGCGAGACCTTCGCCATCGTCACCATCCTCATGATCACCAACGTGTTCAAGATCTTCGAGCTCGTCTTCATGCTCACCGGCGGTGGGCCGGTGCACCGCTCCGAGACGCTCGTGAGCTACATGTACTTCGTCACCTTCACCAACCAGCAATACGGCTACGGCATGGCCCTCGCCGTCATCATCACCGTTCTCGGCGCGGTCGTCTCGGCCGGCTACCTCGTCGTCTCCCGTGGAAGGAAGCAGCCGGCATGA
- a CDS encoding carbohydrate ABC transporter permease, giving the protein MSAQLMDTGLEPISEIALAGAPAQLPRRRRGRTAAIVVGVAAYLVTFLIVLPILWIVLLSFQPSGNILSNPFSFDHLTFDNYVRAITSLPLLQMYGNTILIAVVSVTVGTAISFMAAFALTRMIFRRRRTQSALRFYLLAGLAVPVYILLFPVYRLDLALGIFGTYAALILPYVAVSIPFNTLLLTGFLREFPGEIEEAAIIDGAGLWRLCTSVVLPLMRPVIATILIFNVVYVFNEFPFASILINDPSMVTVSLAVSRFQGQYTVDYGGMMASATLVLLPQLVIYAIFQRHVIAGMTVGAVKG; this is encoded by the coding sequence ATGAGCGCACAACTGATGGACACGGGGCTCGAGCCGATCTCGGAGATCGCCCTCGCCGGGGCGCCCGCGCAGCTGCCTCGGCGTCGTCGCGGGCGCACGGCCGCGATCGTCGTGGGCGTGGCCGCCTACCTCGTGACGTTCCTCATCGTGCTGCCGATCCTCTGGATCGTGCTGCTGTCGTTCCAGCCCAGCGGCAACATCCTCTCCAACCCGTTCTCGTTCGACCACCTGACGTTCGACAACTACGTGCGGGCGATCACGTCGCTTCCGCTCCTCCAGATGTACGGCAACACGATCCTGATCGCGGTCGTCTCGGTCACGGTCGGCACGGCGATCTCGTTCATGGCCGCCTTCGCCCTGACGCGGATGATCTTCCGGCGCCGTCGTACGCAGTCGGCGCTCCGGTTCTACCTGCTCGCAGGCCTCGCCGTGCCCGTGTACATCCTGCTCTTCCCCGTGTATCGCCTCGACCTCGCGCTCGGCATCTTCGGCACCTACGCGGCGCTGATCCTGCCCTACGTCGCGGTCTCGATCCCGTTCAACACGCTCCTGCTCACCGGCTTCCTCCGCGAGTTCCCCGGCGAGATCGAGGAGGCGGCGATCATCGACGGCGCCGGGCTCTGGCGGTTGTGCACGTCGGTCGTGCTGCCGCTCATGCGACCCGTGATCGCGACGATCCTCATCTTCAACGTCGTCTACGTCTTCAACGAGTTCCCGTTCGCGTCGATCCTCATCAACGACCCCAGCATGGTCACCGTCTCCCTCGCGGTGTCGCGATTCCAGGGCCAGTACACCGTCGACTACGGCGGGATGATGGCGTCGGCGACGCTCGTGCTCCTGCCGCAGCTCGTCATCTACGCGATCTTCCAGCGCCACGTGATCGCCGGCATGACGGTCGGTGCAGTGAAGGGGTGA
- a CDS encoding glycosyl hydrolase family 32 produces the protein MLILPDHWTWDFWLMEAGERYHLYFLMAPISLGDPELRHQNARIGHAVSTDLRDWEFIGEALGPGAPGEWDDLATWTGSVIRVAGGWQMYYTGVNRAEDGLVQRIGRATSTDLHHWTKDAFVLEVDPRWYEELDLDVWFDLTWRDPWVYFDEATGEYRMLITARVRDGAVDSRGAIGLARSRTLDDWEVLPPVATPGEFGHMEVPQLERIGDRWYLFFSAYEWAHSAARISDGVALCGTHYLVGDTASGPFTLESRDFFSGDPRGELYAGRVVRTFEGEHVFLAFLQFVDDGPFIGGLSDPFPIAVDPAGRLSIERGGGWSRLVEPALSAARSA, from the coding sequence ATGCTCATCCTCCCCGACCACTGGACCTGGGACTTCTGGCTCATGGAGGCCGGCGAGCGCTACCACCTCTACTTCCTCATGGCGCCGATCTCGCTCGGCGACCCAGAGCTCCGACACCAGAACGCACGGATCGGCCACGCGGTCTCAACCGACCTGCGCGACTGGGAGTTCATCGGCGAGGCGCTCGGTCCCGGTGCGCCGGGGGAATGGGACGACCTCGCGACCTGGACCGGCAGCGTCATCCGCGTCGCCGGTGGTTGGCAGATGTACTACACCGGCGTGAATCGCGCCGAGGACGGACTCGTGCAGCGAATCGGACGCGCGACGAGCACCGACTTGCACCACTGGACCAAGGACGCCTTCGTGCTCGAAGTGGATCCGCGCTGGTACGAGGAACTCGATCTCGACGTGTGGTTCGACCTCACCTGGCGCGACCCGTGGGTGTACTTCGACGAGGCGACGGGCGAGTACCGCATGCTCATCACCGCGAGAGTGCGCGACGGCGCGGTGGACTCGCGTGGTGCGATCGGCCTCGCCCGCTCGCGCACCCTCGACGACTGGGAGGTGTTGCCGCCCGTCGCAACGCCGGGGGAGTTCGGTCACATGGAGGTGCCGCAGCTCGAACGCATCGGCGACCGGTGGTACCTGTTCTTCTCGGCCTACGAATGGGCGCACAGCGCAGCACGCATCTCCGACGGCGTCGCGCTGTGCGGCACCCATTACCTCGTGGGCGACACGGCGTCCGGGCCGTTCACGCTCGAGTCACGCGACTTCTTCAGCGGTGACCCGCGCGGGGAGCTCTACGCGGGACGAGTGGTGCGCACGTTCGAGGGCGAGCACGTCTTCCTCGCGTTCCTCCAGTTCGTCGACGACGGGCCATTCATCGGCGGTCTCAGCGACCCGTTCCCGATCGCCGTCGACCCCGCAGGCCGGCTCTCGATCGAACGCGGGGGCGGTTGGAGCCGACTCGTCGAGCCCGCACTGAGCGCTGCGCGCTCGGCGTAG